The proteins below are encoded in one region of Micromonospora yangpuensis:
- a CDS encoding asparagine synthetase B family protein, whose amino-acid sequence MCGVCGVVGDSGRRAGGLNLVVGMNAAQRHRGPDGDATWAGPGAVLGHTRLAVVDLSDGGRQPFVSTDGTVAVVFNGEIYNHGELRRRYALTTAEECDGAILPELWARLGTEMFGHLRGMYAIAVHDARQATTTLARDPFGIKPLYWSSTGHGLAFASECRSLLPLHPDAALRADALHRFVAFGAIGADASPFTGISAVPANGWIQWGADRTVRRGVARPDLLTDLPPTTPAELRAAFLDSVAHHLGSDVPVALLLSAGLDSAALAWAGRELGTELVCVTVDQDGVMGESSRAARWADELSHPHVCVTTRPDLADVRHYLAAMQRPSIDGLNTFVVSRAVAGIGLKVALSGLGGDEILAGYPVFRMLRALPLLRAADRLRLSRLLAGLAPADRRKLALLAGPGGPRDAAGLGTLARRLTAEPELRRLLPWAGPTVPAESTGDRSALALSRYEIRNYLGAVLLPDGDAFSMACSVELRVPFVDVPFARRALALDPRRGVGKRGFAACLDDRGLRRVAARRKQGFTLPMDRWMRSGPLAPVVRAAAAPDAPVREVLDRAGVDAVLAGWRTGALPWTRAWQVAVLDGWLRTLDTSVVRLRHDPADSPLVVA is encoded by the coding sequence ATGTGCGGCGTCTGTGGGGTGGTCGGCGACTCCGGCCGACGCGCCGGTGGCCTGAACCTGGTCGTCGGGATGAACGCCGCCCAGCGGCACCGGGGCCCGGACGGTGACGCCACCTGGGCGGGGCCCGGGGCGGTGCTGGGGCACACCCGGTTGGCCGTGGTCGACCTCTCCGACGGCGGCCGACAGCCCTTCGTCAGCACCGACGGCACCGTCGCCGTGGTCTTCAACGGCGAGATCTACAACCACGGGGAGCTGCGTCGCCGGTACGCCCTGACCACCGCCGAGGAGTGTGACGGGGCCATCCTGCCGGAACTCTGGGCCCGCCTGGGCACCGAGATGTTCGGCCACCTGCGGGGCATGTACGCCATCGCCGTGCACGACGCCCGGCAGGCCACCACGACGCTGGCCCGCGACCCGTTCGGGATCAAACCGCTCTACTGGTCGTCGACCGGGCACGGGCTGGCCTTCGCCTCCGAGTGCCGGTCGCTGCTGCCGCTGCACCCCGACGCGGCGCTGCGGGCCGACGCGTTGCACCGGTTCGTGGCCTTCGGCGCGATCGGCGCGGACGCCTCGCCGTTCACCGGCATCTCGGCGGTACCGGCCAACGGCTGGATCCAGTGGGGTGCCGACCGCACGGTACGCCGGGGTGTGGCGCGACCGGATCTGCTCACCGACCTGCCACCGACCACGCCGGCCGAGCTGCGGGCGGCCTTCCTCGACTCGGTCGCCCACCATCTGGGCAGCGACGTGCCGGTGGCGCTGCTGCTCTCGGCCGGCTTGGACTCGGCCGCCCTGGCCTGGGCCGGCCGGGAACTCGGCACCGAGCTGGTCTGCGTCACCGTCGATCAGGACGGGGTGATGGGCGAGTCGTCCCGGGCGGCGCGCTGGGCGGACGAGCTCAGCCACCCGCACGTGTGTGTCACCACCCGGCCCGACCTGGCCGACGTGCGGCACTACCTTGCCGCGATGCAACGGCCGTCTATCGACGGGCTCAACACCTTCGTGGTCAGCCGGGCCGTGGCCGGGATCGGCCTGAAGGTCGCCCTTTCCGGCCTCGGCGGGGACGAGATCCTGGCCGGCTATCCCGTCTTCCGGATGCTGCGGGCGTTGCCCCTGCTGCGGGCCGCCGACCGGCTGCGGCTGTCCCGGCTGCTGGCCGGGCTCGCCCCCGCCGACCGGCGGAAACTGGCCCTGCTGGCCGGCCCCGGGGGTCCCCGGGACGCCGCCGGCCTGGGTACGCTGGCCCGCCGGTTGACCGCCGAGCCCGAGCTGCGGCGCCTGCTGCCCTGGGCCGGGCCCACGGTGCCGGCGGAGTCCACCGGTGACCGGTCGGCCCTCGCCCTGTCCCGGTACGAGATCCGGAATTACCTGGGCGCGGTGCTGCTACCCGACGGCGACGCCTTCTCGATGGCCTGCTCGGTGGAGCTGCGGGTGCCCTTCGTGGACGTGCCGTTCGCCCGGCGGGCCCTGGCCCTCGACCCCAGACGTGGCGTCGGCAAGCGCGGCTTCGCCGCCTGCCTCGACGATCGTGGGCTCCGCCGGGTCGCGGCCCGCCGCAAGCAGGGCTTCACCCTGCCGATGGACCGGTGGATGCGCAGCGGACCGCTGGCGCCCGTGGTGCGCGCCGCCGCCGCGCCGGACGCGCCGGTACGCGAGGTCCTCGACCGCGCCGGGGTGGACGCGGTGCTCGCCGGTTGGCGGACCGGTGCCCTGCCCTGGACCAGGGCCTGGCAGGTGGCGGTCCTGGACGGCTGGCTGCGTACCCTGGATACGTCCGTGGTCCGGCTGCGGCACGACCCGGCGGACTCGCCCCTCGTCGTGGCCTGA
- the glgB gene encoding 1,4-alpha-glucan branching protein GlgB — protein MDQLIAGETHDPHGVLGAHPADGRTTLRTLRRGARTVTVLVGGERHPARRVHDVGIFEVTLPGTVLDYRLDVDGTVVDDPYRHPPSLGELDLHLIGEGRHERLWEALGARVRDDGVAFAVWAPNARGVRVVGDFTGWGAYEGWSMRSLGSSGVWEIFVPGAHAGQRYKYRILGADGQWRDKADPMAAYAEVPPATASVVHHSTYQWSDGDWLAARAQRQPHQEPMSVYEVHLGSWRPGLGYRELAEQLTAYVVELGFTHVEFLPVMEHPFGGSWGYQVTGYFAPTSRFGDPDDFRHLVDTLHGAGIGVLLDWVPAHFPKDEWALARFDGTPLYEHPDPRRGEHPDWGTYVFDFGRREVRNFLVANALYWCDEFHVDGLRVDAVASMLYLDYSRPEGQWAANQYGGRENLEAIAFLQEVNATVYKRHAGVVMIAEESTAWPGVTRPTSEGGLGFGFKWNMGWMHDTLLYTSKDPIYRQHHHHQLTFSLAYAWSENYVLPISHDEVVHGKGSLVAKMPGDTWQRLANVRALLAYMWAHPGKQLLFMGCELGDEREWSEERGLDWYLLHDPARAGVQRLVADLNRVYRDAPALYAQDTSPAGFRWLAGDDLANNTISFVRIAPDGQTLVCVVNFSALPLEEYRVGVPRGGRWAEVLNTDAHHYGGSGVGNLGEVHAQDIAWHGQPASVTLRVPPLGALWLRPV, from the coding sequence ATGGACCAGTTGATCGCCGGCGAGACGCACGACCCGCACGGGGTCCTCGGCGCGCATCCCGCCGACGGCCGGACCACCCTGCGTACCCTGCGCCGGGGGGCGCGGACGGTGACCGTGCTGGTCGGCGGCGAGCGGCACCCCGCCCGAAGGGTGCACGACGTGGGGATCTTCGAGGTCACCCTGCCCGGCACGGTGCTCGACTACCGGCTCGACGTGGACGGCACCGTCGTCGACGACCCGTACCGGCACCCGCCGAGCCTGGGCGAGCTGGACCTGCACCTGATCGGCGAGGGCCGGCACGAGCGGCTCTGGGAGGCCCTGGGCGCGCGGGTACGCGACGACGGGGTGGCGTTCGCGGTCTGGGCGCCGAACGCCCGGGGGGTCCGGGTGGTCGGGGACTTCACCGGCTGGGGCGCGTACGAGGGCTGGTCGATGCGGTCGCTGGGATCCAGCGGCGTGTGGGAGATCTTCGTGCCGGGGGCACACGCCGGGCAGCGCTACAAGTACCGGATCCTCGGCGCCGACGGGCAGTGGCGGGACAAGGCCGACCCGATGGCGGCGTACGCGGAGGTGCCGCCGGCCACCGCGTCGGTGGTGCACCACTCGACGTACCAGTGGTCCGACGGGGACTGGCTGGCCGCGCGGGCGCAGCGCCAGCCGCACCAGGAGCCGATGAGCGTGTACGAGGTGCACCTGGGCTCCTGGCGACCCGGCCTGGGCTACCGGGAGCTGGCCGAGCAGCTGACCGCGTACGTGGTGGAGCTGGGCTTCACCCACGTGGAGTTCCTGCCGGTGATGGAGCACCCGTTCGGCGGCTCCTGGGGTTACCAGGTCACCGGCTACTTCGCGCCAACCTCCCGTTTCGGTGACCCGGACGACTTCCGGCACCTGGTCGACACCCTGCACGGCGCCGGCATCGGCGTGCTGCTGGACTGGGTGCCCGCGCACTTCCCCAAGGACGAGTGGGCGCTTGCGCGGTTCGACGGCACCCCGCTCTACGAGCACCCGGACCCGCGCCGGGGCGAGCACCCCGACTGGGGCACGTACGTCTTCGACTTCGGCCGCCGGGAGGTCCGCAACTTCCTGGTCGCCAACGCGCTCTACTGGTGCGACGAGTTCCACGTCGACGGGCTGCGGGTGGACGCGGTCGCCTCGATGCTCTACCTGGACTACTCCCGGCCGGAGGGCCAGTGGGCCGCCAACCAGTACGGCGGCCGGGAGAACCTGGAGGCGATCGCCTTCCTGCAGGAGGTCAACGCCACCGTCTACAAGCGGCACGCCGGGGTGGTGATGATCGCCGAGGAGTCCACCGCCTGGCCGGGGGTGACCAGACCGACCTCCGAGGGCGGGCTCGGCTTCGGGTTCAAGTGGAACATGGGCTGGATGCACGACACCCTGCTCTACACCTCGAAGGACCCGATCTACCGCCAGCACCACCACCACCAGCTCACCTTCTCCCTGGCGTACGCCTGGAGCGAGAACTACGTGCTGCCGATCAGCCACGACGAGGTGGTGCACGGCAAGGGCAGCCTGGTGGCGAAGATGCCCGGCGACACCTGGCAGCGACTGGCCAACGTGCGGGCACTGCTGGCGTACATGTGGGCGCATCCGGGCAAGCAGTTGCTCTTCATGGGCTGTGAGCTGGGTGACGAGCGGGAGTGGAGCGAGGAACGCGGCCTGGACTGGTACCTGCTGCACGACCCGGCGCGCGCCGGCGTCCAGCGGCTGGTGGCCGACCTGAACCGGGTCTACCGGGACGCCCCGGCGCTGTACGCGCAGGACACCTCGCCGGCCGGTTTCCGCTGGCTGGCCGGGGACGACCTGGCCAACAACACCATCTCCTTCGTCCGGATCGCACCGGACGGCCAGACCCTGGTCTGCGTGGTCAACTTCTCGGCGCTGCCGCTGGAGGAGTACCGGGTGGGGGTGCCCCGGGGCGGACGTTGGGCCGAGGTGCTGAACACCGACGCCCACCACTACGGCGGCTCGGGGGTGGGGAACCTGGGCGAGGTGCACGCCCAGGACATCGCCTGGCACGGCCAGCCCGCCTCGGTGACGCTGCGGGTCCCGCCGCTGGGCGCGCTCTGGCTACGGCCGGTCTGA
- a CDS encoding alpha-1,4-glucan--maltose-1-phosphate maltosyltransferase, whose amino-acid sequence MSGRFPIEDVSPAVSCGRYPAKAVVGEVVPVAARAYREGHDALGCNVVWLGPDGRARPFTRMRPGEPGQDRWHATIVPDAVGEWIFTVEAFQDPYLTWQNAVTKKVAAGQVAAELANDLAEGARVLTAARELVEAADRGRVEAAVTALGDDGLALSRRVAPALELADLLWAYPVRELVTTGEPYRIWVDRPRALFSAWYEFFPRSEGAVLATADAPARSGTFRTATARLAGVAAMGFDVLYLPPIHPIGRINRKGRNNALTAGPDDVGSPWAIGAAEGGHDAIHPDLGTPQDFRDFVAAAAGQGLEVAMDLALQCAPDHPWVTEHPEWFTTRADGTIAYAENPPKKYQDIYPVNFDNDPEGIRAEVLRVVRHWVGEGVKIFRVDNPHTKPFDFWHWLIAEVKRTDPDVLFLAEAFTRPAIMHGLGKIGFTQSYTYFTWRTTAAQMREYCEELVAAADHMRPNFWPNTPDILHSSLQHGGPPMFKIRAVLAALLSPSWGMYAGFELFEHVARPGAEEYLDNEKYELRPRDWAGAQAQGRSLAPFVATLNRVRRDNPALHRLRNLVFHDIDNPALLCWSKHDPATGNTVLVVCSFDSRAVQWGNTTLDMPALGLDWHDRFTVHDELTGASYDWGQRNAVRLDPYLQPAHVLTLRRPGTVAAVSPTPAEAADAPPELTTADVPDDLSGGTAPTTPAPADGDQTGTTPTGTTATAPAPTDSATKDDARWTS is encoded by the coding sequence GTGAGTGGACGGTTCCCGATCGAAGACGTGTCCCCCGCCGTCTCCTGCGGTCGCTACCCGGCCAAGGCGGTGGTCGGTGAGGTGGTGCCGGTGGCCGCGCGGGCCTACCGCGAGGGCCACGACGCGTTGGGCTGCAACGTGGTCTGGCTCGGCCCGGACGGGCGGGCCCGGCCGTTCACCCGGATGCGGCCCGGCGAGCCGGGGCAGGACCGCTGGCACGCCACCATCGTGCCGGACGCGGTCGGCGAATGGATCTTCACCGTCGAGGCGTTCCAGGATCCGTACCTGACCTGGCAGAACGCGGTGACGAAGAAGGTCGCCGCCGGGCAGGTCGCGGCCGAGCTGGCAAACGACCTGGCCGAGGGGGCGCGGGTGCTGACCGCCGCCCGCGAGCTGGTCGAGGCCGCCGACCGGGGCCGGGTCGAGGCGGCGGTCACCGCGCTGGGCGACGACGGGCTGGCGCTGTCCCGACGGGTCGCCCCGGCGCTGGAGCTGGCCGACCTGCTCTGGGCGTACCCGGTGCGGGAGCTGGTGACCACCGGCGAGCCGTACCGGATCTGGGTGGACCGGCCCCGGGCGCTCTTCTCCGCCTGGTACGAGTTCTTCCCGCGCTCCGAGGGGGCGGTGTTGGCCACCGCGGACGCCCCGGCCCGCTCGGGCACCTTCCGCACCGCCACGGCCCGGCTGGCCGGGGTCGCGGCGATGGGCTTCGACGTGCTCTACCTGCCGCCGATCCACCCGATCGGCCGGATCAACCGCAAGGGGCGCAACAACGCGCTGACCGCCGGCCCGGACGACGTCGGCTCGCCGTGGGCGATCGGCGCGGCCGAGGGCGGGCACGACGCCATCCACCCCGACCTGGGTACGCCGCAGGACTTCCGCGACTTCGTCGCCGCCGCCGCCGGGCAGGGCCTGGAGGTGGCGATGGACCTGGCGTTGCAGTGCGCCCCGGACCACCCGTGGGTGACCGAGCATCCGGAGTGGTTCACCACCCGGGCCGACGGCACGATCGCCTACGCGGAGAACCCGCCGAAGAAGTACCAGGACATCTACCCGGTGAACTTCGACAACGATCCCGAGGGGATCCGGGCCGAGGTGCTGCGGGTGGTGCGGCACTGGGTAGGCGAGGGCGTCAAGATCTTCCGGGTCGACAACCCGCACACCAAGCCGTTCGACTTCTGGCACTGGCTGATCGCCGAGGTCAAGCGGACCGACCCGGACGTGCTCTTCCTGGCCGAGGCGTTCACCCGCCCGGCGATCATGCACGGGCTGGGCAAGATCGGCTTCACCCAGTCGTACACCTATTTCACCTGGCGCACGACGGCGGCGCAGATGCGGGAGTACTGCGAGGAGCTGGTCGCCGCGGCCGACCACATGCGGCCGAACTTCTGGCCGAACACCCCGGACATCCTGCACTCCTCCCTGCAGCACGGCGGCCCGCCGATGTTCAAGATCCGGGCGGTGCTGGCCGCGTTGCTCAGCCCCTCCTGGGGCATGTACGCCGGCTTCGAGCTGTTCGAACACGTCGCCCGCCCCGGCGCCGAGGAGTACCTGGACAACGAGAAGTACGAGCTGCGCCCCCGGGACTGGGCCGGCGCGCAGGCCCAGGGGCGGTCCCTCGCGCCGTTCGTGGCCACCCTCAACCGGGTACGCCGGGACAACCCCGCCCTGCACCGGCTGCGCAACCTGGTCTTCCACGACATCGACAACCCGGCGCTGCTCTGCTGGTCCAAACACGACCCGGCCACCGGCAACACCGTGCTGGTGGTCTGCTCGTTCGACTCGCGCGCCGTGCAGTGGGGCAACACCACCCTGGACATGCCGGCGCTCGGCCTGGACTGGCACGACCGGTTCACCGTCCACGACGAGCTGACCGGGGCGAGCTACGACTGGGGCCAGCGCAACGCGGTCCGCCTCGACCCGTATCTTCAACCGGCACACGTGCTGACGCTGCGCCGCCCGGGGACCGTCGCGGCCGTGTCGCCCACGCCGGCCGAAGCAGCCGACGCCCCGCCCGAGCTGACCACGGCGGACGTGCCGGACGACCTCTCCGGCGGCACCGCACCGACCACCCCGGCCCCCGCCGACGGCGACCAGACGGGCACCACACCGACCGGCACCACAGCCACCGCGCCCGCACCGACCGACTCCGCGACGAAGGACGACGCCCGATGGACCAGTTGA
- a CDS encoding type II toxin-antitoxin system VapC family toxin — protein MASERLWVLPSRAPETVTTLVDTNVLLDVLTEDPKWAPWSEAALAEARDAGNLVINPIVYAEVSIRFERIEMLDEALPAGDFLREELPYPAGFLAGKAYARYRRLGGMKRARLADFNIGAHAAVCDYTLLTRDGARYRTYFPSLRLLTPDA, from the coding sequence GTGGCGAGTGAACGGCTTTGGGTGCTGCCCTCGCGCGCGCCGGAGACGGTGACGACCCTGGTCGACACCAACGTGTTGCTGGACGTGTTGACCGAGGACCCGAAATGGGCACCGTGGTCGGAGGCGGCGCTGGCCGAGGCCCGCGACGCCGGCAACCTGGTGATCAACCCGATCGTCTACGCCGAGGTCTCGATCCGGTTCGAGCGCATCGAGATGTTGGACGAGGCGCTGCCCGCCGGAGACTTCCTCCGCGAGGAACTGCCCTACCCGGCCGGCTTCCTCGCCGGTAAGGCGTACGCGCGATATCGCCGCCTGGGTGGGATGAAACGGGCACGGCTGGCCGACTTCAACATCGGAGCGCACGCGGCGGTGTGTGATTACACCCTGCTCACCCGCGACGGCGCACGCTATCGGACGTACTTTCCCAGCCTCCGATTGCTTACCCCCGACGCCTGA
- a CDS encoding helix-turn-helix domain-containing protein: MNELPVGRRMAHWRVRRNMTQQQFADRIGKSKSWVDKVERGVRRLERVSSLREAAEALRIDLEPLVAQQPGRPGPVASGLEAVRTALARYPEVLGLLPDLLDGVRQARAVRPGRLVEGLLVSAYGLVALALVKVDQRELAWLAADRGMTLALAVDDAQLAAAATVPLCQALRAGGRRHSAMEAARVVATAALGDPAAATPAARAVAGRAGVAVAAYRASGGVPARRGPGLRPGRRHASGRADRARRGADRPGRGPRPTRGTRPGRRGRPRTDRPGGPDPPRRRPPGQLIPDRGVPEPEVPLI, encoded by the coding sequence GTGAACGAGTTGCCGGTGGGCCGGCGGATGGCGCACTGGCGGGTCCGGCGGAACATGACGCAGCAGCAGTTCGCCGACCGGATCGGCAAGTCCAAGAGCTGGGTGGACAAGGTCGAGCGTGGGGTACGCCGACTGGAACGGGTGTCCAGCCTGCGGGAGGCCGCCGAGGCGCTGCGGATCGACCTGGAGCCGCTGGTGGCACAGCAGCCCGGCCGGCCCGGTCCGGTCGCCAGCGGCCTGGAGGCGGTACGGACCGCGCTGGCGCGGTACCCGGAGGTGTTGGGGTTGCTGCCCGACCTGCTCGACGGGGTCCGCCAGGCGCGGGCCGTCCGGCCGGGACGGTTGGTCGAGGGCCTGCTGGTGTCGGCGTACGGGCTGGTCGCGCTGGCCCTGGTGAAGGTGGACCAGAGGGAGTTGGCCTGGCTGGCCGCCGACCGGGGGATGACGCTAGCCCTGGCGGTGGACGATGCGCAGCTGGCCGCCGCCGCGACCGTACCGCTGTGTCAGGCGCTGCGGGCCGGCGGGCGGCGACACTCGGCGATGGAGGCGGCCCGGGTGGTCGCCACCGCCGCGCTCGGCGATCCGGCGGCGGCGACCCCGGCGGCACGAGCGGTTGCGGGCCGGGCCGGGGTGGCGGTGGCTGCCTACCGAGCATCGGGCGGCGTACCTGCTCGACGCGGCCCGGGCCTACGCCCTGGCCGGCGACATGCGTCGGGCCGGGCGGACCGTGCTCGACGCGGAGCGGACCGCCCGGGGCGAGGTCCACGACCGACCCGAGGTACGCGACCTGGTCGCCGTGGTCGCCCGCGCACCGACCGCCCCGGCGGACCTGACCCGCCTCGCCGCCGACCTCCGGGTCAGCTGATTCCCGATCGCGGCGTACCGGAACCTGAAGTTCCGCTAATCTGA
- a CDS encoding O-antigen ligase family protein, which translates to MPVDVPDSGELVSLLVLVGILVPLLCLIPVNAVVVLWGAVLPIYATSGVQTQFFDAARVGCAVVVLLRTRPSGTTTGWRNARSWLFLVGLLGCYVAVVGLLHGDTKTPTLGVSMVCSVLVAAVAARRAGLGGQILLGYALGVCCSASVVLLQALDLPNPARSMKFNGRLWGLGSNAPRVSLQLAIGCVLLLVRGLGAKPVIQLAAFSGMAVCFSALLAVGGREGIAALACALVVIMCQRLLRWWQLVTGAGVLAAAAVVISAVGIEMTTIDRFSDPYMGSEPGSGDFTTGRAALLGESLTAFSRHWLFGIGTDQFQILYNYSGRFHGATTPHVAPLTFAVAAGIVGGAIATYLFFRLAHLVFTSTTRPGDARTATAGAVGAALLVSALLEPTGPFQGVELTVLSVLAVTVLSERLAARGTPRGRSHRLPAVPVAGVQRAPMPSQALGERGTLLYPKR; encoded by the coding sequence ATGCCTGTCGACGTGCCGGACAGCGGGGAACTCGTCAGCCTTCTGGTGCTGGTCGGGATCCTGGTGCCCCTGCTGTGTTTGATTCCGGTCAACGCGGTGGTGGTCCTCTGGGGAGCGGTGTTACCGATCTACGCCACCAGCGGCGTGCAGACGCAGTTCTTCGACGCCGCCCGGGTCGGTTGCGCGGTCGTGGTGCTGCTGCGGACCCGACCGTCCGGCACGACGACCGGGTGGCGCAACGCCCGTAGCTGGTTGTTCCTGGTCGGTCTGCTCGGCTGCTACGTCGCGGTGGTCGGCCTGCTCCACGGCGACACCAAAACCCCGACCCTCGGCGTGTCGATGGTGTGTTCGGTGCTGGTCGCGGCGGTGGCGGCCAGACGGGCCGGACTGGGGGGGCAAATTCTGCTCGGCTACGCGCTCGGGGTGTGCTGCAGCGCGTCGGTGGTGTTGCTACAGGCGTTGGATCTACCCAATCCCGCGCGATCGATGAAGTTCAACGGGCGGCTGTGGGGGCTCGGTAGCAACGCCCCCCGGGTGTCGCTGCAGTTGGCGATCGGATGTGTGCTGCTGCTGGTACGGGGGCTGGGCGCGAAACCCGTCATCCAGTTGGCGGCATTCTCCGGGATGGCGGTGTGTTTCTCGGCACTGCTGGCCGTCGGCGGTCGGGAGGGCATCGCGGCGTTGGCGTGCGCGCTGGTGGTGATCATGTGCCAACGCCTGTTGCGGTGGTGGCAACTGGTGACGGGGGCGGGGGTACTCGCCGCAGCCGCTGTCGTGATCTCTGCCGTTGGCATCGAGATGACCACCATTGACCGGTTCTCCGACCCGTACATGGGCTCAGAGCCCGGATCGGGGGATTTCACCACCGGCCGTGCCGCCCTGCTGGGGGAGTCCCTGACGGCGTTTTCGCGACACTGGCTGTTCGGCATCGGAACCGATCAGTTCCAGATCCTGTACAACTATTCGGGCAGGTTCCATGGCGCGACGACACCGCACGTCGCGCCGCTGACCTTCGCCGTCGCGGCCGGGATCGTGGGTGGTGCGATCGCCACCTACCTGTTCTTTCGGCTGGCCCACCTGGTGTTCACCTCGACCACCCGGCCCGGTGACGCGCGGACGGCGACAGCGGGAGCCGTCGGCGCGGCCCTACTGGTCTCGGCGCTGCTGGAGCCGACAGGTCCCTTCCAGGGGGTGGAGTTGACCGTCCTCTCCGTGCTGGCGGTGACCGTGCTGTCCGAGCGTCTCGCCGCGCGGGGCACCCCGCGAGGGCGCTCCCACCGACTCCCCGCCGTACCGGTCGCCGGTGTACAGCGGGCGCCGATGCCGTCCCAAGCCCTTGGTGAACGGGGCACCCTTCTCTACCCGAAGCGTTAA
- the glgA gene encoding glycogen synthase, which translates to MTDSSSLRVDLLTREYPPEVYGGAGVHVEYLARELRRLADVRVHCFGAPRTEPGVTGYADPAGLAGANAALRTMGVDLEMAAACAGTDVVHSHTWYANFAGHTAKLLHGVPHVVTAHSLEPLRPWKAEQLGGGYALSSWVERTAYEAADAVIAVSAGMRRDVLAAYPAVDPDRVHVIHNGIDTVQYAPDHDTDVLTRLGVDPARPSVVYVGRITRQKGLPYLLRAARELPADTQLVLLAGAPDTPEIAAEVEALVAELRAGRTGVVWVAEMLPKPEVIQVLTHATVFVCPSIYEPMGIVNLEAMACETAVVATATGGIPEVVADGETGLLVPIEQADDGSGTPLDPERFVADLAFAITTLLADPARTAALGKAGRSRAVEHFSWDAVAGRTLDLYRSLR; encoded by the coding sequence ATGACCGACTCCTCATCGCTGCGCGTCGACCTGCTGACCCGGGAGTACCCGCCGGAGGTGTACGGCGGCGCCGGGGTGCACGTCGAGTACCTGGCCCGGGAGCTGCGCCGACTCGCCGACGTGCGGGTGCACTGCTTCGGCGCGCCGCGCACCGAACCGGGCGTCACCGGGTACGCCGACCCGGCCGGGCTGGCCGGCGCGAACGCCGCCCTGCGCACCATGGGCGTCGACCTGGAGATGGCCGCCGCCTGCGCCGGCACCGACGTGGTGCACAGCCACACCTGGTACGCCAACTTCGCCGGGCACACCGCCAAGCTGCTGCACGGGGTGCCGCACGTGGTCACCGCGCACAGCCTGGAGCCGCTGCGTCCGTGGAAGGCCGAGCAGCTCGGCGGCGGGTACGCGTTGTCCTCCTGGGTCGAGCGGACCGCGTACGAGGCCGCCGACGCGGTGATCGCGGTCAGCGCGGGGATGCGGCGCGACGTGCTGGCCGCGTACCCGGCGGTGGATCCGGACCGGGTGCACGTGATCCACAACGGCATCGACACCGTCCAGTACGCCCCGGACCACGACACCGACGTGCTGACCCGGCTCGGCGTCGACCCGGCCCGCCCCAGCGTGGTCTACGTGGGGCGGATCACCCGGCAGAAGGGCCTGCCCTACCTGCTGCGGGCCGCCCGGGAGCTGCCCGCCGACACCCAGCTCGTGCTGCTCGCCGGCGCCCCGGACACCCCGGAGATCGCCGCCGAGGTGGAGGCGCTGGTGGCCGAGCTGCGGGCCGGCCGTACCGGGGTGGTCTGGGTGGCCGAGATGCTGCCCAAGCCCGAGGTGATCCAGGTGCTCACGCACGCCACCGTCTTCGTCTGCCCGTCGATCTACGAGCCGATGGGGATCGTCAACCTGGAGGCGATGGCCTGCGAGACCGCCGTCGTGGCCACCGCCACCGGCGGCATCCCGGAGGTGGTCGCCGACGGCGAGACCGGCCTGCTGGTGCCGATCGAGCAGGCCGACGACGGCTCCGGCACCCCGCTGGACCCGGAGCGCTTCGTCGCCGACCTGGCCTTCGCGATCACCACGCTGCTTGCCGATCCGGCGCGGACGGCCGCCCTGGGCAAGGCCGGCCGTTCCCGGGCGGTCGAGCACTTTTCGTGGGACGCCGTCGCCGGCCGCACCCTCGACCTCTACCGCTCCCTCCGATAG